From the genome of Gemmatimonadota bacterium:
TCTGCCCATGGCTGGCCAGCCGGGAGAGGCGTACGTATACGGCTACGCCACGGATATCCTGGGCGTGGTGATCGAGCGGGCCTCCGGCCTGCCGCTGGACGAATTCCTGCGGGTCGAGATCCTCGAGCCGCTGGGCATGGTGGATACGTATTTCTATGTGCCGCCGGAGGAAGCGGACCGGCTCACCGTCGTGTATTCGGTGACGGATGAAAAGGGGATGGAGCGCGCGCCCGATCCGGGCCACATGGTCGGACAGGGCATGTATCTCGAGGGTCCGCGCAAGAGCTTCTCGGGCGGCGCGGGGCTCGTCTCCACGCCTGGGGATTACGCCCGCTTCCTCGAGGCGCTTCGGCGAGGGGGCACGCTGGACGGGGCGCGCATCCTGTCGCCCAAGACCGTGCAGCTCATGACTGTCGATCATGTACACGACGCGTGGCGGGGCGACGGCGGCGGGTTCGGCCTGGGGTTCGGCATTACGAAGGAGATCGGCTGGAGCGGATTGCCCGGTTCTCCGGGCGCCTACAACTGGGGAGGCGCCTATCACTCCACGTACTGGGTCGATCCGGCGGAGGAACTGGTGGTTTCCTATATGACGCAGGTCATCCCCGCCCAGGGTCTCGACGACCATCAGCGCATCCGGGCGCTCGTTTACCAGGCGCTGGTGGACTGAAGCGGCGTTACAACTCGAAAACCTTCTCCAGCCGCGTCAGGTTATCACAACCGTTTTCAGTTACGACCACATTGTCTTCGATCCGAACGCCTCCGCCCAGATCGGGGTAGTACAGGCCCGGTTCGACGGTCACGACGTGGCCGGCAACGAGGACCTGTGACACCTTCGATATGCGGGGCGGTTCGTGGATTTCCAGGCCGAAGCCGTGGCCCGTGCCGTGGAAGAAGCCCTGCATGCGGCCGTTCTTCGCGCCCGTCTCGTAACCCCTGCTTTCGAACAGCCGTTCCACTTCACCGTGGATTTCCCGTCCGTCCACCCCGGCCCGGACCCGCGAAAGCGCGATTTCCTGTCCTTCCAGCACCGTATCGTACAGCCGACGGAACGTGTCGGACACCGGCCCCTTCACCACGGTGCGGGTGATGTCCGCGTAGTACCCGGTCTTCGTGGACTTGGGAAACAGGTCGAAGATGATGGGCTCGCCGGCGCGCAACGGTCCGGAACCCCCGTTGTGAGGTTCGCAGCCCTGGACACCCCCGGCGATAATCGTGTGCTGGGCGATGCAGTCCCGTTCCAGCAGGTAGACGTGGATGCGCTTCCGGAGGTATTCGGAAGTCAGCGGCCCCTCCGGCCCGTGGAGCAGGCCATCCTTCACGGCAGCTTCAGCCAGTATGCCGAAGGCCATGCGCAGGGCGTCCTCCGTGTGGCGGGAGGCGTTCGAGATGGCCGATACCTCGTCGTCGGTCTTCACCGGGCGCCGGTCCCAGAAGGGGTCCTCCTTCGACGCCACCGTGAATCCCCGATCCCGAAGCTTGTCGGCGTAACCCAGGGGGAAGCTGTTCGGCACGCTGACGCCCTTCACTTCCCGTTCCCGGAGCAGTTCGACTACGGCGTCCACGAGTCCCGGATCCGCATTGCCGCTCTTCTTCGCGCGGTTCGAATAGTCCGTGAGCGATACAACTTCATCGACCTTCGACTGTGCCCGCGCGCGGTCTATTTCCAGGTCGCTCATCATGATGGTCGTCCGGCCGTCCACCTGCAGGAAGGTGAAGGGATCGGGGACGAATAGACCCGCGGCGTACAGCATGTCGGCGTTCAACTCACTGTCCGCGATGAGCAGGACGGCCTCGTTACCGGGTGAAGCGGTCATTCAGTTGCCTTTCGTTTTTGAATCAGTAATGCCTTCGCGTCAATCGTACGCATAGAACCCCTGGCCGGCCTTGCGCCCATTCATCCCGGCGGCAACCATCTTCCGTAGCAGGGGCGGGGCGGCGTAGCGGTCGGTGCGGAAGGCGTCGTGGAGCACTTCCGCGATGTAGAGCGTGGTGTCCAGGCCGATGAAGTCGAGCAGCTTGAGCGGACCGAGGGGATGGCTGCACCCCAGGACCATGCCCGTGTCGATGTCCTCCTTCGTGGCCACGCCCGATTCGACCAGGCGCACCGCGTCCAGCAGGTAGGGGATGAGGAGGTAGTTGACGATGAAGCCCGGCGTGTCCTTGACCTGGATCACCTGCTTGCCCAGCGTTTCGCCGAACTGCCGGGCCGTTTCCACGGTCTCCGCGCTGGTCTGCAGTCCGACGATCATTTCGATGAGTCCCATCACGGGCACGGGATTGAAGAAATGAAGGCCCAGGACCTGTTCGGGCCGGTCTGTCGCCGAAGCCAGTTCGGTGATGGAAATGGAGGAGGTGTTGCTCGCCAGGATGGCGCCGGGCGGCGCGATACCGTCGAGGGTGCGGAAGACCTCCTGCTTGGTCTCCAGATTCTCCGTCACCGCCTCGATCACCAGGTCGCACTCGGCGAGATCGCCGAATTCCGTCGTGCCCGTGATACGCCCGAGCACGGC
Proteins encoded in this window:
- a CDS encoding serine hydrolase, with protein sequence MLSTLSIYNSRLLLTLLAASLLCASAAPRAFAQTFVPATPEEAGVSSERLARIDAALEAYVEEEQLPGAALVIGRRGHVVYAKAFGYRDREAGEPLEITDLFRIASQTKAVISVGVMILQEQGRLLIDQDLGDFIPEFDSTTVAVATEDGGYEVVPADRKITVRGLLTHTAGIGYGWGPGARAWEEAGIVGWYFADRDEPIADTVERMADLPMAGQPGEAYVYGYATDILGVVIERASGLPLDEFLRVEILEPLGMVDTYFYVPPEEADRLTVVYSVTDEKGMERAPDPGHMVGQGMYLEGPRKSFSGGAGLVSTPGDYARFLEALRRGGTLDGARILSPKTVQLMTVDHVHDAWRGDGGGFGLGFGITKEIGWSGLPGSPGAYNWGGAYHSTYWVDPAEELVVSYMTQVIPAQGLDDHQRIRALVYQALVD
- a CDS encoding Xaa-Pro peptidase family protein; translation: MTASPGNEAVLLIADSELNADMLYAAGLFVPDPFTFLQVDGRTTIMMSDLEIDRARAQSKVDEVVSLTDYSNRAKKSGNADPGLVDAVVELLREREVKGVSVPNSFPLGYADKLRDRGFTVASKEDPFWDRRPVKTDDEVSAISNASRHTEDALRMAFGILAEAAVKDGLLHGPEGPLTSEYLRKRIHVYLLERDCIAQHTIIAGGVQGCEPHNGGSGPLRAGEPIIFDLFPKSTKTGYYADITRTVVKGPVSDTFRRLYDTVLEGQEIALSRVRAGVDGREIHGEVERLFESRGYETGAKNGRMQGFFHGTGHGFGLEIHEPPRISKVSQVLVAGHVVTVEPGLYYPDLGGGVRIEDNVVVTENGCDNLTRLEKVFEL
- a CDS encoding 3-hydroxybutyryl-CoA dehydrogenase produces the protein MAIETVGVIGCGLMGSGITQVCAQAGYRTIVREASGELVSGGIGRIDGLLSRNVSKGRMTNEEKAAVLGRITGTTEFGDLAECDLVIEAVTENLETKQEVFRTLDGIAPPGAILASNTSSISITELASATDRPEQVLGLHFFNPVPVMGLIEMIVGLQTSAETVETARQFGETLGKQVIQVKDTPGFIVNYLLIPYLLDAVRLVESGVATKEDIDTGMVLGCSHPLGPLKLLDFIGLDTTLYIAEVLHDAFRTDRYAAPPLLRKMVAAGMNGRKAGQGFYAYD